A region from the Nostoc sp. HK-01 genome encodes:
- a CDS encoding thymidylate kinase produces MSGKLIVFEGVEGCGKTTQMQLCGQWLESLGISVVVTREPGGTELGSHLRRLLLEKSEDKPVADVTELLLYAADRAQHVEQELKPNLAAGKYILCDRYTDSTVAYQGYGRGLNMSLIEQLNYIATSGLTSDLTIWLDVDVEVGLSRKRKDAAGLDRIEQETIVFHHRVQQGYSQLAAAHPSRIVRVDGSLSKETVHSLIQEILRDRLQVQSV; encoded by the coding sequence ATGAGTGGCAAATTAATTGTATTTGAAGGGGTGGAAGGCTGCGGCAAAACAACGCAAATGCAGCTTTGTGGTCAGTGGTTAGAAAGTTTGGGAATTTCGGTAGTTGTTACTCGTGAACCAGGGGGAACGGAGTTAGGTTCGCATTTACGGCGTTTATTACTGGAGAAGTCTGAAGATAAACCAGTTGCAGATGTGACTGAACTGTTATTATATGCGGCTGACCGCGCCCAACACGTTGAACAAGAACTTAAGCCCAATTTAGCCGCTGGAAAATATATATTATGCGATCGCTACACTGATTCTACTGTTGCTTATCAAGGTTACGGTCGGGGTTTGAATATGAGTTTAATTGAACAACTCAACTACATTGCGACATCTGGCTTAACAAGTGATTTGACTATTTGGTTAGATGTGGATGTTGAAGTGGGACTCAGCCGCAAACGCAAAGACGCAGCAGGTTTAGACCGCATTGAACAAGAAACCATCGTCTTTCATCACCGTGTTCAACAAGGATATAGCCAGTTAGCTGCGGCGCACCCATCCCGCATTGTGCGAGTAGATGGTAGTTTAAGCAAAGAAACTGTACATAGTTTAATTCAAGAAATTTTGCGCGATCGCCTGCAAGTTCAATCTGTGTAA
- a CDS encoding type 12 methyltransferase — protein MENFKQTIASFSNKDLEIRKNWYSPAAEAYNKARPRYPQNFIEQVIKAAQLSPDAKILEVGCGPGTATTSFAQLGYSMLCLEPNPDFFELAKQNCQLYPNVEIQNSSFEEWNLQPEQFDAVLAASSFHWIPAEVGYPKAANTLKDNGHLLLFWNKELQPSYAVYQRLSEVYQKHAPSLDRYESWETQQEIFKGFGSIVIDSGKFKDIQFGEVTSDVVYSTDEYLALLNTYSPYIQLDADTKKTLFAELTQLINNDFGGSLQLSYISAFHICKKN, from the coding sequence ATGGAAAACTTCAAACAAACAATTGCTAGTTTCTCAAATAAAGACCTGGAAATACGAAAAAACTGGTATTCTCCAGCAGCAGAAGCTTATAACAAAGCCAGACCTCGCTATCCACAAAATTTTATTGAACAAGTTATTAAGGCTGCTCAATTATCTCCAGATGCCAAAATTTTAGAAGTAGGATGTGGCCCTGGAACAGCAACAACTTCATTTGCTCAATTAGGTTATTCAATGCTCTGTTTAGAACCAAATCCAGATTTTTTTGAGTTAGCTAAACAAAATTGTCAACTTTATCCAAATGTGGAAATTCAAAACTCATCTTTTGAAGAATGGAATTTGCAACCTGAGCAGTTTGATGCTGTTTTAGCTGCAAGTTCCTTTCACTGGATACCAGCAGAAGTAGGATATCCCAAGGCTGCAAATACTTTAAAAGATAATGGTCATTTACTTTTATTCTGGAATAAAGAATTACAACCTAGTTATGCAGTTTACCAAAGATTATCTGAAGTTTATCAAAAACATGCTCCATCTCTTGACCGTTATGAAAGTTGGGAAACTCAACAAGAAATATTCAAGGGATTCGGGAGTATAGTGATTGATTCGGGAAAATTTAAAGATATACAATTTGGGGAAGTTACTTCTGATGTAGTGTATAGTACCGATGAATATTTAGCCCTACTAAATACCTATTCACCATATATACAATTAGATGCAGACACCAAAAAAACCTTATTTGCTGAATTAACTCAACTAATAAATAATGACTTTGGTGGTAGTCTGCAACTTTCATATATCTCAGCTTTTCATATTTGCAAAAAAAATTAA
- the thrS gene encoding threonyl-tRNA synthetase, whose product MLYLGKFFGTLTNKLLFAITSPMVQQPMSPNQDIHQAEQPEKIKLPRTSESENLKKIRHTTSHVMAMAVQKLFPKAQVTIGPWIENGFYYDFDSPEPFTDKDLKAIQKEMAKIINRKLPVTREEVSREEAERRIKEINEPYKLEILADLKEPITIYHLGDQWWDLCAGPHVENTQELNPKAIDLESVAGAYWRGDETKAQLQRIYGTAWETPEQLAEYKRRKEEALRRDHRKLGKELGLFIFSDQVGPGLPLWTPKGTVLRSVLEDFLKQEQLKRGYLPVVTPHIARVDLFKTSGHWQKYKEDMFPLMAEDEAAAALEQGFVMKPMNCPFHIQIYKSELRSYRELPMRLAEFGTVYRYEQSGELGGLTRVRGFTVDDSHLFVTPEQLDAEFLNVVDLILSVFKSLQLKNFKARLSFRDPASDKYIGSDEAWEKAQGAIRRAVEQLGMDHFEGIGEAAFYGPKLDFIFQDALEREWQLGTVQVDYNLPERFDLEYVAEDGSRKRPVMIHRAPFGSLERLIGILIEEYAGDFPLWLAPVQIRLLSVSDAQLDFAKAVVAKMLTLGIRAEVDTSGDRLGKLIRNAEKDKIPVMAVVGAKEVETNSLSIRTRASGELGAISVDEVIQKLKDAIANFDNF is encoded by the coding sequence ATGTTATATTTGGGTAAGTTTTTCGGCACTTTAACTAATAAATTACTTTTTGCAATCACTTCGCCAATGGTTCAGCAGCCAATGTCGCCTAATCAAGATATACATCAAGCAGAACAACCAGAAAAAATTAAGCTACCCCGTACCAGCGAATCAGAGAATTTAAAAAAGATTCGCCACACCACTTCCCATGTTATGGCAATGGCAGTGCAAAAGCTGTTTCCCAAGGCGCAAGTGACAATCGGCCCCTGGATTGAAAACGGATTTTATTACGACTTCGACAGTCCAGAGCCATTTACTGACAAAGACCTCAAAGCCATTCAAAAAGAGATGGCGAAGATTATTAATCGCAAATTGCCAGTAACTAGAGAAGAAGTCAGTCGGGAAGAAGCCGAACGCCGCATTAAAGAAATCAACGAGCCTTATAAATTAGAAATTCTGGCAGATTTAAAAGAACCTATTACTATTTATCACTTGGGTGATCAATGGTGGGATTTATGCGCCGGGCCTCATGTAGAAAATACGCAAGAATTAAACCCCAAAGCTATTGATTTAGAAAGCGTTGCGGGTGCATATTGGCGTGGGGACGAAACCAAAGCACAACTACAGCGCATTTACGGGACGGCTTGGGAAACTCCAGAACAACTAGCTGAGTACAAGCGCCGTAAAGAAGAAGCACTGCGCCGTGACCACCGTAAACTTGGTAAAGAACTGGGATTATTCATCTTTTCTGACCAAGTAGGGCCGGGTTTACCTTTGTGGACTCCCAAAGGTACTGTATTGCGGAGTGTTTTAGAAGACTTTCTCAAGCAGGAACAGCTAAAGCGTGGTTATTTACCTGTGGTGACTCCCCATATTGCCAGAGTGGATTTATTTAAAACTTCCGGCCACTGGCAAAAGTATAAAGAAGATATGTTCCCCTTGATGGCAGAGGATGAAGCCGCCGCAGCACTTGAGCAAGGCTTTGTCATGAAGCCAATGAACTGTCCCTTCCACATCCAAATATATAAGAGCGAGTTGCGTTCTTATCGAGAATTACCGATGCGCTTGGCAGAATTCGGTACTGTCTACCGCTACGAACAGTCAGGGGAATTAGGTGGTTTAACTAGAGTACGCGGCTTTACTGTGGATGACTCGCACTTGTTTGTCACCCCAGAACAGCTAGATGCAGAATTCCTCAACGTGGTGGATTTGATTTTGTCAGTGTTCAAGAGTCTGCAATTGAAAAACTTCAAAGCCAGACTTAGTTTCCGTGACCCAGCTAGTGATAAATATATCGGTTCCGATGAAGCTTGGGAAAAAGCTCAAGGTGCGATTCGCCGCGCTGTAGAACAGCTAGGAATGGATCATTTTGAAGGTATTGGCGAAGCTGCATTTTACGGGCCGAAGCTTGACTTTATCTTCCAAGATGCGTTGGAAAGAGAATGGCAATTAGGCACTGTGCAAGTTGACTACAACTTACCAGAACGCTTTGATTTAGAGTATGTCGCTGAAGATGGTTCTCGCAAGCGTCCGGTAATGATTCACCGTGCGCCTTTTGGTTCCTTAGAACGGCTGATTGGCATATTAATTGAAGAGTATGCAGGTGATTTCCCCTTGTGGTTAGCACCTGTGCAGATTCGCTTGCTATCTGTGAGTGATGCACAGCTAGATTTTGCGAAAGCTGTAGTAGCGAAAATGCTGACTTTGGGTATCCGTGCCGAAGTTGACACCAGTGGCGATCGCTTGGGTAAATTAATCCGCAACGCCGAGAAAGATAAAATACCTGTAATGGCAGTGGTAGGTGCAAAAGAAGTTGAAACCAACTCCTTAAGCATCCGTACCCGTGCTTCTGGAGAATTAGGTGCAATTTCTGTAGATGAAGTGATACAGAAATTGAAAGATGCGATCGCTAACTTCGATAACTTCTAG
- a CDS encoding pyridoxamine 5'-phosphate oxidase-related FMN-binding protein, with translation MPRKFGEIAFTPEVQAAQLQRGSRQTYERYIANGPANDSITPQIAEFIAHLDGFYLGTVSSNGYPYIQFRGGAPGFLRVLNEKTLGFADFSGNVQYITVGNLSGEAKAFLFLMDYRHRKRLKVWGTAEYIEGDAALIEQLRIPDYPAEIERVILFHVEAVSENCPQHIPIRYSVNEVEAMMTPLKARITELEKLLSDRNSPSV, from the coding sequence ATGCCACGCAAGTTTGGAGAAATTGCTTTTACACCTGAAGTTCAAGCCGCGCAGTTACAACGGGGTTCACGGCAAACCTATGAACGCTATATTGCTAATGGCCCTGCTAACGATTCAATTACTCCACAAATTGCGGAATTTATTGCTCATCTTGATGGATTTTATTTGGGAACAGTTAGTTCTAATGGCTATCCTTACATTCAGTTTCGCGGTGGAGCGCCAGGCTTTCTCAGAGTACTGAATGAAAAAACCTTGGGTTTTGCTGACTTTTCTGGAAATGTGCAGTACATCACAGTGGGGAACTTATCAGGAGAAGCAAAAGCATTTCTGTTCTTAATGGATTACCGTCATCGCAAACGTCTTAAAGTTTGGGGAACAGCTGAATATATTGAAGGCGATGCAGCTTTAATTGAGCAACTGCGTATCCCTGACTACCCAGCAGAAATTGAAAGAGTAATTTTGTTTCATGTTGAAGCTGTGAGTGAAAATTGTCCCCAGCACATTCCCATTCGCTATTCAGTGAATGAGGTAGAAGCAATGATGACTCCTTTAAAAGCGCGAATTACGGAGTTAGAGAAATTGTTAAGCGATCGCAATTCTCCATCAGTCTAA
- a CDS encoding alpha/beta hydrolase fold protein, giving the protein MPKVHVNEIDIFYEVKGSGEPLLLIAGFMCDRSYWSLLLPRLVSHYQVIRFDNRGIGQSSIPKSPYSTQQMATDAAALLDVLGVKQAHIIGHSMGGQIAQELALLYPEKIKSLVLLASLAKGNERFNQIVESWGDVGTKIDLKLYEKLILPWIFTDNFYAIPEMVDQLIEWVINYPSAPTANGIYHQSRAIINHDTTDRMQNIHCPTLVMVGKQDILTPVTFSQKLAQNIPLAEMQVIEDGGHGFLIESTEVVTQAILKFLAKFQ; this is encoded by the coding sequence ATGCCCAAAGTTCACGTTAACGAAATTGACATATTTTATGAAGTTAAAGGTAGTGGCGAACCTTTGTTATTGATTGCTGGTTTTATGTGCGATCGCTCTTATTGGTCGCTATTATTACCACGTTTAGTTTCGCACTATCAAGTTATTCGTTTTGATAATCGAGGTATTGGGCAAAGTTCTATTCCCAAAAGTCCTTATAGCACTCAGCAAATGGCCACAGATGCCGCTGCACTACTGGATGTTTTAGGTGTAAAGCAAGCACACATCATAGGTCATTCAATGGGTGGTCAAATTGCCCAAGAATTAGCATTATTGTATCCTGAAAAAATCAAGAGTTTAGTTTTACTTGCTTCTTTAGCTAAAGGTAATGAGCGATTTAATCAAATAGTTGAAAGCTGGGGTGATGTTGGTACAAAAATAGACTTAAAACTATATGAGAAACTCATATTGCCTTGGATATTTACTGATAATTTTTATGCTATACCAGAAATGGTAGACCAACTAATTGAATGGGTAATTAACTATCCTTCTGCACCTACAGCAAATGGAATATACCATCAAAGCCGAGCAATTATTAACCATGACACAACCGATAGAATGCAAAATATTCATTGTCCAACTCTAGTCATGGTCGGTAAACAAGATATACTCACTCCCGTAACATTTTCTCAAAAACTTGCTCAAAATATTCCTCTAGCTGAAATGCAAGTAATTGAAGATGGCGGTCATGGTTTTTTGATTGAATCAACAGAAGTAGTTACTCAAGCTATACTGAAGTTTTTAGCAAAATTTCAGTAA
- a CDS encoding NAD(P)H-quinone oxidoreductase subunit D, with amino-acid sequence MNAMEFPWLTAIIALPLVAALAIPIIPDKEGKTVRWYGLGVAIADFALMIYAFWHNYDFQSSTYQFVEKYSWVPQIGLNWSVAVDGLSMPLILLTGLINTLAIFAAWKVTNKPRLFYGLMLVMYSAQLGVFLAQDLLLFFLMWEIELVPVYLLISIWGGAKRRYAATKFILYTAAASIFILVAGFAMAFYGDTVTFDMASLGMKQYPKALELLVYAGLLIAFGVKLPIFPLHTWLPDAHGEASAPGSMILAGVLLKMGGYALIRFNIEMLPNAHVYFAPVLAILGVVNIVYGACCAFAQTNLKRRLAYSSIAHMGFVLIGLASYTEIGISGAMLQMVSHGLIAASLFFLSGVTYERTHTLMMDKMGGIGKVMPRTFALYTAGAMASLALPGMSGFVGELMVFLGIATSDVYSSSFKIVVVLLSAVGVILTPIYLLSMLRQVFYGKQSEELHLDAVVADVKPRELFITACLLLPIIGIGFYPKLVTQTYDVKTVEVATHARQVLPVVARQQPTSLYSQIFTAPTLANAPVENLVNISK; translated from the coding sequence ATGAATGCTATGGAATTTCCTTGGCTAACTGCCATAATTGCTTTGCCCTTGGTGGCTGCCCTAGCCATCCCCATAATTCCAGATAAAGAAGGAAAAACAGTCCGCTGGTATGGTTTAGGAGTTGCGATCGCGGATTTTGCCTTAATGATTTATGCTTTCTGGCATAACTACGATTTCCAAAGCTCAACTTACCAATTCGTCGAAAAATACTCCTGGGTTCCCCAAATCGGTTTAAATTGGTCTGTAGCAGTTGATGGCTTGTCGATGCCCCTCATCTTGTTAACAGGCTTAATCAACACATTAGCAATCTTCGCGGCTTGGAAAGTAACCAACAAGCCGCGATTGTTTTATGGGTTGATGCTGGTAATGTACAGCGCCCAGTTGGGTGTGTTTCTAGCCCAAGACTTGCTATTGTTCTTCCTCATGTGGGAAATCGAGCTAGTTCCCGTCTACTTGCTGATTTCTATCTGGGGTGGTGCAAAACGCCGTTATGCTGCTACCAAATTTATTCTCTATACTGCTGCTGCTTCAATATTTATTCTTGTAGCTGGTTTTGCGATGGCATTCTATGGAGATACCGTCACCTTCGACATGGCATCTCTAGGAATGAAACAATATCCTAAAGCCTTGGAATTATTAGTTTACGCTGGTTTATTGATTGCCTTCGGTGTGAAGTTGCCAATCTTCCCCTTGCACACTTGGCTACCTGATGCTCATGGTGAAGCATCTGCACCTGGTTCCATGATTTTGGCTGGTGTGTTGTTGAAGATGGGTGGTTATGCCCTAATTCGCTTCAACATCGAAATGTTGCCTAATGCTCATGTTTACTTCGCTCCAGTTTTAGCAATCTTGGGTGTAGTCAACATTGTTTATGGTGCTTGTTGCGCCTTTGCTCAAACCAACCTCAAACGCCGCTTGGCTTACTCTTCAATTGCCCACATGGGGTTTGTGCTGATTGGTTTAGCTTCCTATACAGAAATTGGTATCAGTGGTGCCATGTTACAGATGGTTTCCCACGGTTTGATTGCTGCTAGTTTATTCTTCCTGTCTGGTGTAACTTACGAACGCACCCACACCTTGATGATGGATAAAATGGGTGGCATCGGTAAGGTAATGCCTAGAACCTTCGCACTGTATACTGCTGGTGCAATGGCTTCTCTCGCTTTACCTGGGATGAGTGGTTTCGTTGGCGAATTGATGGTGTTCCTGGGTATAGCTACCAGTGATGTTTACAGTTCCAGCTTCAAGATTGTAGTTGTGTTACTGTCAGCAGTCGGCGTGATTTTGACACCAATTTACTTACTGTCCATGCTGCGCCAAGTGTTCTACGGCAAACAAAGTGAAGAGTTACATTTAGATGCTGTAGTTGCTGATGTTAAACCTCGTGAATTGTTCATCACTGCTTGTCTGCTACTTCCCATCATCGGTATCGGGTTCTATCCCAAACTAGTAACGCAGACTTATGATGTAAAAACAGTAGAAGTAGCTACTCACGCTCGTCAAGTGCTACCAGTTGTGGCTCGTCAACAGCCCACAAGTCTGTACTCTCAAATTTTTACAGCGCCAACCTTGGCTAATGCTCCAGTTGAAAATTTAGTTAATATTTCAAAGTAA
- a CDS encoding homoserine kinase, with protein sequence MSVISSVTVNVPATTANLGPGFDCIGAALTLCNQFKFTRLDEGGLTIHVTGAEAERVQTDESNLLYQAFLKLYQYIDQTPPPVKIEIGLGVPLARGLGSSATAIVGGLVGANKLAGEPLSQVQVMEIAIAMEGHPDNVVPAFIGGCRLAATSETGWEICDVPWHENIVPVVAIPNFELSTSEARRVLPTEFSRADAIFNTAHLGLLLRGLETGKGEWLRAALQDKLHQPYRQALIPGYDAVNAAAVAAGAFGMVISGAGPTLLALADVAHSSDVELAMASAWKTSGIDAVVRSLTLDTQGATIL encoded by the coding sequence ATGTCTGTTATTTCTTCTGTTACAGTTAATGTCCCTGCTACAACTGCTAATCTGGGGCCGGGTTTTGATTGCATCGGTGCAGCTTTGACGCTGTGTAACCAGTTTAAGTTTACACGCCTAGATGAAGGTGGTTTAACAATTCATGTCACAGGTGCAGAAGCCGAACGAGTGCAAACTGATGAGAGTAATTTACTTTATCAGGCGTTTTTGAAGTTATATCAATATATAGATCAGACTCCGCCGCCTGTGAAAATTGAGATTGGTTTAGGTGTACCACTGGCGCGGGGTTTGGGTAGTTCTGCGACGGCAATTGTTGGTGGTTTGGTGGGGGCGAATAAACTTGCGGGTGAACCTCTATCTCAGGTGCAGGTGATGGAGATTGCGATCGCAATGGAAGGACATCCTGATAATGTAGTTCCAGCATTCATCGGGGGATGTCGTCTAGCTGCGACTAGTGAAACTGGTTGGGAAATTTGTGATGTGCCTTGGCATGAGAATATTGTCCCAGTCGTGGCAATTCCTAATTTTGAATTGTCCACCTCAGAAGCGCGGCGGGTTTTACCAACTGAATTTAGTCGTGCAGATGCAATTTTCAATACTGCCCATTTAGGTTTATTGTTACGCGGTTTAGAAACGGGTAAGGGAGAATGGTTAAGGGCAGCTTTACAAGATAAGTTGCATCAACCTTATCGCCAAGCTTTGATTCCTGGTTACGATGCGGTGAATGCGGCGGCGGTGGCGGCTGGTGCATTCGGGATGGTGATTAGTGGTGCGGGGCCGACACTTTTAGCTTTAGCGGATGTTGCACATTCCTCAGATGTAGAGTTGGCAATGGCTTCAGCCTGGAAAACCTCTGGTATTGATGCAGTTGTGCGATCGCTTACTTTAGACACCCAAGGCGCAACAATTTTATGA
- a CDS encoding TetR family transcriptional regulator has product MGDELHNKSEALFHTWIDAIATVLIEDGMDEELVKYRGENAAIAIQGSFILFQGLNDLALFMGVIQNLPK; this is encoded by the coding sequence GTGGGTGATGAGTTGCACAATAAATCTGAAGCGTTGTTTCATACCTGGATTGATGCGATCGCCACCGTTTTAATCGAAGATGGTATGGATGAAGAACTAGTTAAATATAGAGGGGAAAATGCTGCGATCGCAATTCAAGGTTCATTCATTCTGTTTCAGGGGTTGAATGATCTTGCTCTTTTTATGGGCGTTATCCAAAACTTGCCAAAATAA
- a CDS encoding amylo-alpha-1,6-glucosidase has protein sequence MTPDLLITQEKISLDGKTFIPAEQLPMPEWPRVVSERPQPTLTVKDDDLFLVTDTIGNISGCSLNEGNPSMGLFCCDTRFLNRLELQIEGRSPILLGSTAEKGFSLSVLCTNPRIDDRLKADNIGIRREIVLNGALFEEIEISNYSTTTVSFELSISFDADFVDLFEVRGYGRDNRGKLLRLVEPKPEDGTTWNGDSGGSVSLHAETHKAEFLTLAYQGLDGLVMESRIQFQHRLPDYFKGYTAVWQLELATHETLKIGYRINLLTNNTSSSTVSAAFTLGQAKAAELMEEQNWVQQITRISSDKSILNHIIDRAEQDMYLLRQSFGKYKTVSAGVPWFSTLFGRDSIITASQTLILNSQIAKETLLLLAAYQGKTEDEWREEEPGKILHELRLGEMARCQEIPHTPYYGTVDATPLWLMLYGEYYIWTHDHETLEQLWPNAIAAMDWIDFHLQATGYLSYYRKSKRGLTNQGWKDSGDCIVDRKGDLANGSIALCEVQAYVYSAKIRLAEIARMKKRLDLADRWQEEARNLKMRFNRDFWIEDQDFCALALDGEGKQVDSVTSNPGHCLQLGIFTPEKAYSVAERLRAPDMFNGWGIRTLSSLSPAYNPMGYHIGSVWPHDNSLIAMGLRSLGLIDQALELFQGIFDMTSQQPYQRPPELFCGYERNGDNAPVQYPVACTPQAWATGSVFQLLQMIVNLVPDAQNNCLRIIDPALPESINQLSFHNLRVGTTILDLEFERSGNTTACRVAKKRGNLRVVIEA, from the coding sequence ATGACACCGGATTTGCTAATCACCCAAGAAAAAATTTCATTAGACGGAAAGACTTTTATTCCAGCAGAACAGTTACCTATGCCAGAGTGGCCTCGTGTTGTGAGTGAAAGACCACAACCAACGCTGACGGTAAAAGATGATGATTTATTCCTAGTTACAGATACGATAGGGAACATTTCTGGCTGTTCTCTGAATGAAGGCAACCCCAGTATGGGATTGTTTTGTTGTGATACGCGATTTCTCAACCGTTTGGAATTGCAAATTGAAGGGCGATCGCCTATACTCCTGGGCAGCACTGCGGAAAAAGGATTTTCTCTTTCTGTTTTGTGTACTAACCCCAGAATTGACGATCGCCTCAAAGCTGATAACATCGGTATTCGCCGTGAAATTGTCCTCAATGGCGCACTATTTGAAGAAATCGAAATATCAAACTACAGCACCACTACTGTCAGTTTTGAACTCAGTATTAGCTTTGACGCAGATTTTGTCGATTTGTTTGAAGTGCGGGGTTATGGCCGAGATAATCGAGGTAAACTTCTCCGTTTAGTAGAACCCAAACCCGAAGATGGAACCACCTGGAATGGTGATAGTGGTGGTTCTGTATCACTTCATGCTGAGACCCACAAAGCCGAATTCTTAACATTAGCCTATCAAGGTCTGGATGGCTTAGTAATGGAGTCTCGTATCCAATTTCAGCATCGTCTACCAGATTACTTTAAAGGTTACACGGCCGTATGGCAGTTAGAGTTAGCAACTCATGAAACTCTCAAAATCGGCTACCGCATCAATTTATTAACTAACAATACCTCTAGTTCTACTGTCAGTGCGGCTTTTACCCTAGGACAGGCCAAAGCCGCAGAATTGATGGAAGAACAAAATTGGGTGCAACAAATTACCCGCATTAGTTCAGATAAAAGTATTCTCAATCACATTATTGACCGCGCGGAACAAGATATGTACTTATTACGCCAGTCCTTTGGCAAGTACAAGACTGTTTCTGCTGGTGTACCTTGGTTTTCAACGTTGTTTGGTCGAGATTCCATCATTACGGCTTCCCAAACATTAATATTAAACTCGCAAATTGCTAAAGAAACCTTGCTGCTACTGGCAGCATACCAAGGTAAAACTGAAGATGAATGGCGCGAAGAAGAACCAGGCAAGATTCTCCACGAATTACGTTTGGGGGAAATGGCTCGTTGCCAAGAAATTCCCCATACACCTTACTACGGTACAGTTGATGCGACACCTTTATGGTTGATGCTGTATGGAGAATACTACATTTGGACTCATGACCACGAAACCTTAGAACAGCTTTGGCCAAATGCTATAGCTGCAATGGACTGGATTGATTTTCATCTGCAAGCAACTGGCTATCTTAGCTACTATCGTAAATCTAAACGTGGTTTAACGAATCAAGGTTGGAAAGATTCAGGTGATTGTATTGTTGATCGTAAGGGAGATTTGGCTAATGGGTCAATTGCCTTGTGTGAAGTCCAAGCTTACGTTTATTCTGCTAAGATTCGCCTAGCTGAAATTGCCAGAATGAAGAAGCGGCTTGATTTAGCAGACCGTTGGCAAGAAGAAGCCAGAAATCTCAAGATGCGTTTTAATCGTGACTTTTGGATAGAAGACCAAGATTTCTGCGCTTTGGCTTTGGATGGTGAAGGTAAACAGGTCGATAGTGTTACATCTAACCCCGGTCATTGTTTACAATTAGGCATCTTTACCCCCGAAAAAGCTTACAGTGTGGCCGAAAGGTTACGCGCACCAGATATGTTTAATGGTTGGGGGATTCGGACTTTAAGCAGTTTATCGCCTGCGTATAATCCGATGGGTTATCACATTGGTTCGGTGTGGCCTCATGATAACTCTTTGATTGCGATGGGTTTGCGATCGCTTGGTTTAATCGATCAAGCCTTGGAACTTTTTCAAGGCATCTTCGACATGACGAGTCAGCAGCCATACCAACGTCCACCAGAACTTTTTTGCGGCTACGAACGCAATGGCGACAATGCTCCTGTACAGTATCCTGTTGCTTGTACACCCCAAGCTTGGGCTACCGGTAGCGTATTCCAACTGCTGCAAATGATCGTCAATTTAGTACCAGACGCACAAAATAACTGCTTACGAATTATCGACCCCGCTTTACCAGAGTCGATTAATCAGCTGTCATTTCACAATTTGCGCGTTGGCACGACAATTCTAGATTTAGAATTTGAGCGTTCTGGTAATACTACGGCTTGCCGCGTAGCTAAAAAACGTGGCAATCTCCGGGTAGTTATCGAAGCGTAA